In Osmerus mordax isolate fOsmMor3 chromosome 16, fOsmMor3.pri, whole genome shotgun sequence, the genomic stretch tggataagagcgtctgctaaatgacaaaaatgtaaatgtaaaatgtaacataGGATTGACACTAGGTAACAAATAGGGTTGTGAAAGCAGCACCGAAGGTCATTGGTGCAGAGCTCCAGTCGCCAGAGCGACTTCCACATCACACGCTGCTGCAGCAGAGCCCTATCCATCACCACAGACACCACCCACCCAGCTGTCATCTGTTTACACCGCCTACCTTCAAGAGGCGGGACATCCTGACAAGAACAAACAGGTGTCGTGAGAGCTTCTTCCACCAGGCGGTGGGAATACTCAGCAAGTGTTGAGTAGTCAATTGGCCACCCCAGTCTGGACTGTACCCCCCACACCCTGCCACCACCTCACCTGGGTCACACCCCCCTGAACATCCTGCCCCCCACCAGACTATAAACCACCCGACACCTCTCACCCCAGTCTCTCCACAAGTCACCCTACATCCACTTAAATCCGGCCCAGATTGTTAGGCTATTTTTAGCTGAGGTTATTCTCAGTTGTTTAATGTGAATTATTGAATGAGATGGAAGGAAACCTACGTACCGTACAAACACAGGGAAAGGGGGGAGTACTTAGATAAAAGGAACTTAAGGTGGCACTTGCTGTCTAACAAGCCCTTTCTGATCCCTTTGGGAACACAAAGTTAAGTCTGAGCTAATAGTCTTTCACATGACCATCTGTCTGCTGCTCACCCTCCTGGTCCTTCATGACACTGCACTGCAGGTGAGGAAGTCAGAGTTGATCGCTGGGTTAACTTTGTTTGTTCAGTTGCTTTTTAATGACAATTCTCCCCACTGTACTGCACGTTAGTGATTATTGGGAATTAAATACAAGTCCCTGCTGTTGAAATGTCCCTTCTGCGAAACAGCCAGTTAATTGCATAACAGGACTGATAATATGAAAAAGACCCAGTGAAAACAAATTGAGCAGTGCAGTTGTCCAGTACTGCTTATTCATCACATTTATCAAGAGAGGTTATACTGTGTGTCTCAATGGGCAGAAGTGACATACCGTAGTTGAGATAGTATGTACTTTGTTTGTTGTTCACTCCGGCTTAGCCAGAGCTAGACCTGGGATCTTTATCAGCGTCACATCATCACATGTGCCATCCATCTGACGCAGATACAGCTTTGCAATGCTGATTTAGCAACAACCTGGACATCCGCTTCCATCACACATATGCAATTCAATCCCACTTTTCATTGTTAGTCAGATGAACGTACTAGAGACTGGTTATTGGCCTATCTTTTATGTTTTACAAACAGGTTTTTCTTGGAGGACTCCACAGCAGACTTTTGCAATCTGATTAAGGCATGATTACGTTTTTAATGTTTAATTGAGGTAAACCTCTGATTCTGAGAAATGTACTCTGGAATTACAACACTGATCTATAAAGAGCTCAGTAGATTTATATTTGGATAGTTTGGCACCTTATGTGTCTAGGTCATGTCAGCAGTCTTTTGTGCCACGTGTGACATGACACATGTATTTGGCTATGAAGGCACAGAACAGGTTTCAACTCCAGTTAAAAGTTGCCTGAGAAATGCAGACTACATGCCAAATGATGTATCCAACAGTATGATTCAGCAGTAACATAATCCTGCAACTAGCAGGCAGCAGGCCACTCCTGTCATTAGCACACTAATAGTATGTCAGTGACTAAAAGTGCCTTTAAAAGTCAAAGAGTAGTTACCATTGCACTGCAACACTGATTACTGGAGCTGCCTCCAGAAGCATGCACCTAAACACTGATCTCTGAGCATTTCTCTAGTTCTTGTACACTCGTGATACCACTGGATCAGAGTTATATCAGTTGATACAAGTCTTGGTTCTTCACTTGGCTGATATCTTGGTGAACTCTTTAAAAGCTAAACCATGATTATGGGCTGCCTGGGCACTATGTCCCAGAGcaatcccccaccctccccatctGTTTCCTGGGCTTAACCAACTGATCTGTGTCTTAGCTAGCActgagtctttttaaacatgagtatctgtacctCTACTtggttggagggtgtgtgtacttttgccatctctgtatctctcagcaATTTTTGTAACTCAGCACATGATTGTGTTCTTCGAAATGCTAAAGCCACAGTGTAATCTGAGGGCACTTTCTGTTTTCTACTGTACTCTTCTGTACACTGCACAGTCTTGCAATGGAGTTATTTCAGTGTTTGACAACAAGTATTAAATAAGTGCTTGTTTACTGGGGACAAACATTTTCAAGTTAAACCCAATGCACTACCCAACATACCTCAAGCGCAGTGTTAAGTTCCAGAGTATTATATCTCGAGTTCTAGAATGTATGGGAGTTCTAGGCTGTGTGTGGATTTTGTACTTGAAGTGCGAGAGTTGTGTTTAAGTGCGAAAACCTACTCTTCTGTTTTTGTCTGTTTCCTtgacctcttcctccttcaAGCCCTGCCGTATCATGATCTTCACAATGATGGAGTTGTTGTTGCTGCAGGCCTTGAAGAAGGACACCGATTCAGAGCTCTCCTGGATGGGCTGTGAGAACAGGTGGCTCTTCCCCTGGTTCTCCAGCGAGTCATCCTGAGGGTAGAAGGAGTCGTCGGAGGCGATGCTCTGGCGGTCGGGGGGGAGATCTGGTAAGGAATCAAAGTCAAACTCCTCAAACTCCTGATAAATGTCATCGTCGTCGTAGTAGTCGTCTGCCTCGCCGGCGTCTTCACCGCTGGAGCCGTCGTCTTCGTCCGAGAGGGACAGTTCTGGGGCCTCGTCCTCGTCAGGGCCCTTGCAGGTTCCCAGGGTCACCCCCACCCTGGCCCGTCCAGACATGCCATTCAGCTGCACCTTTACAGGAGTCCCCCCGCCTCCTGGGTCATCCGTGATCCGCACCATTCAAACCGTCAATCCCGGGCCCCGCCGCTTAAGCGAAACACTTGAATCATAGAATTTTGAGAATGCTAGAATGTTCACGGTCACACTGGTTCAAATGAGGTCACaagcaacacagcacaacacagcactcTCTGTTACCTCTTAAACGTTCAACAGACATTATGAGGTATGGAACATCCATTGTAATGTTTCAGAAACCTTCCTTTCAGAAGCGATGGTAATGGTTCAGGACTTCTTTACATCCACCAGGCTTTACCAACTTGTCATTAACCACAATGTTGACAGCAGATTCTCATTATCCTTGTGTAACTGACGCCAACTAGAAACCAGTAGTCCTGTAGACTTGAAATGTATCTATTCTTCTAAATCTCGATCATCAAGGATGTCCCATTAAAAAAAAGCTCTTCAAGTGCCAATCTTTCTGTAGATAAATTAGCGCCTCTGTCTCCTACTCCCTTGTGTCTGTATGAAAGTTTTTAAAAACTGTTTCTCCTAGCAAGAGCGACAGCAGAGAAGCAGTTTCTAAACTGACACTCAATAATCTCCTTagaatctccctctccctctctctctccccctttctcgctccttctctctagctctctctcgctccttctctctagctctctcttttctctcgctctctatctcgctctcccctgcctccctctctctttctctgtctctctagcctctctaAATTTCTTTGACTTCATTTTTGGTCTAAATTGACACCCTATTCTGAATGATACAATGCATTGTCGTGTCAAATTTGTTCGTAAAACTATGAGCGTACAGACGCACAGACTGCAATTTAATGTGCTGTCAGCTGTAGATGTGCAGGTGTCTTTCTTTAAAGCAGTGTTAACATTGCCGTAAAGGCAAAAACCTGCATGCCATGTTTATTGAACATTGGTTAAAAACATCGAACTCTAATGACGTTAGTTGGGATTCCCTGGCTTTTTCACAATACCAGTCCTGCCCCCTCCAGTGTTTGCTTCATTTGCATGTGACCCTAATCTTTTACTGAACTGTGGGTCATTCGGCTGAAAGGTAATTGGATGCAGCAAAAATAACACTGCCCGGCAAGTTCATTTGTCAGCTAAAAGTCATCCTGTCCAGACACTACAACTGACAGTTGATGATAGTTTGTTGCAAGGCTGTTTTTTCCTCGATGGCTCGACCTCAAATAAACCCTCACCGGGAGTATTGAGGTATTTTGATGATTTTGACTTTCGTGACCAGACAAGAGAtaatcagggctctcaagtctcatgcATACGCCGTGAGACTcgcatttcagccatttctcacgctccCACGCAACacaattgtatttctcacgTATTTCAACCATTTATCAGGCTGAGAAATAAGGTATAACTTTtcccgctatatacaattaTTGGACGAGGAGCAGGCATACTgagatgatagttgtctcgagttataccGAGTAAAaagccaatcagaaaacatcaccagcAAACACAGGAACTTCTGCTCTTCTCAAGCTACCCGTCTACTCCTCACGAATGTTTTTACCAACAGTATCAGATCCATTCCAGGTGTATTTTACGACTAAATCCGTTTTGAGATTTATACATCCAGGTTACGTAACCCAGAATGAGCAACGAGTTTGACACTGTAAGTAATAATTACATGTGACCATTAGTGCTTGAAATAGTTCCACAGCTGACATGTCTTTTAACACCCGAAGTCTCCGAACATAATCCTGTACATGTAAAAAAAGAGTAACAAACAACAAGCTATCATGCTaactatatttattttatttgtattcaaaTTATTTTATGGCCCAAACAACAAAACCCTTTCTCCCACTTAACTAATAAAATTCCAGGAAGGGACTATAGAGTGATATTGATTCTCATAGAACACAACTGGTATGTATTGTTTTGTTCAAATACATCCACCCCATAAAAGGTGTCCAAAATCCAATGACATTAAATAGCAATTGCAAATAACATTAAACCTGCACTTTAATGCCTGTACCACCTGTTGTGTGAAAATAGCATAGGCCATTATTGTAAATCATGTTCATAACTAACCAGCTTGGGTTAAATAAagtataaataaaacattttcatcTATGTGACACTGAATCAAAATGAAtggttttcattcattcatccattgTCATCCCCAGAACATTCAAGGCTGTACAATTACACAGGTCGAAATCCCTTACAAATCATCAAGTGTACTTGCATATGCCACTACTTGCACATATAAAAATAGAACATTTGCTTAGAAATTAGTTTTAAGGTGAGAATTGTCCAGCTTTGTCTGTGTAGATACTCCTAGTCAATTGCTGGATCTCAACATACAGTATGCTCACACTGGAAAAACTTCAAATTCAGTCACAGACACTCAATATTACAAATTAAAATAGCCATTATTTTTTACCTTACAATAGACTAAAGTTTTATTTTAACATAACAAATATTCCTTTATTTACAAACATAAGCTATCAAATCAATGTTCAAAACTGAACTCAGTCTCAACAGGAACATCTGAAattctgttttgttgttgtgtggtgtTATCACCACAAAGAAATACTGATGTTATGAttgcaaaaagaaaaagaaaaaaataaatggcATTGAATCAACACTTGCTGAAAGTGCAAAATATCTATACTCTGAAGCTATTCCCCATCACAGCCCCTCGTGTTTGGCTGGAGGTCTGCAGAGAGAAGACATCATCACACAATTAAGGAAACAGGAAACTTCTCTCACACTAATGCTGTAAACCACActgtcaaaaaaaaaagaaaaaaaaagaaaaagaaaaaagaaagttcACTAATAAATACAACAAACTATGTGAAGCTGGTTCTGGCATTCACTGTCTCAGTCTCGTTCCTCAGAGGATGATCTTAAGTCCCGAGGTTAGATAGAATGTCTCTGAGGCCAATTAAGATTGTAGGTCAGGCACACCCATTGTAAAGTTGAAAATAAAGTTATAAACCACTGTGGCCTCCAGCAGAGTCCAGGACATCAACACTGGGCTGTCTACGAGTCTCCAGAGTACTTTAAAAGGTCAGACTTCCACAGCTAAGGTGTCTGATAGCAAATCCTCTCTTCCTATAAATCTGGGACAAAAGctattaaaagaaaaaaaccaAGAACTGACTGAATGCCAGGAAGATGAGGCTAAGCTGTTTGTGAACAGCATTACCAACTTCCCTCGCTCATTTGGCAGTAGCAGGCGATTGTGCCAAACTCGTAATGACCGGCACCTAGAGGCTAGTCATTCAATACACCAAAATATTGTTAGTTCACTCAGTTGAttttatgtttttgtgttgCTTCTTTGAGGCTCAGGTTGACCTCGCTTGTGAGAAGGGAACGTCAGGGCAGCATCTAGTTGAGAGTAGAGCCACTGTGTGCTCCAGAAGGGCTCCTGCCTGTCTTGCGTTCGTAGTTCACCAGTCTCTGCCCAACTAGGTACCTGGAGCAAAGACGTAATGCTTACAGGATTTCGAGTCACAATGTTTCATAAATATTCCATTTGTACACTTTTAAATGCAGTTTCTTTAAGTCCTGTGTATAGCATGCTATTTAAATCACAGTTTCCAACAGATTCATTcattaaataaaacaaacatgtGCCGTGTTGTCCAGCCACTCACTTATCGTTCTTGATGTGTTCGTAGAGGCGTTTGAACTGTCGGATCTGAAAGGAGAGGATCCCGAGCAGAGCGACCACCATCAGCAGACACGGGTAGATCCTCCGGCTCACCAGGGTCTGCATCTCCAGGGTCACCCCTGAGAGGAAGAGGCCTGGTTAGGTCCCAGCCCACCAGCTAGTCCTGACCTCCTGTCATGAACACCCGGTACactccatgtacacacacacacacacacacacagagactgaccTAGTAAGGGTACTATTCCACTTGCAATAGTGTAGggtacacagagagacaggagcagaacTGTGATGACAGGAGCAGCCAACTTATGGACGATGAACTGGAGGTCGATCTGTCGGATGCCGTTGGCGTACACCTAGAGGAAGGATAAACCACAGTCAGGCAGGCAGCTGGACCTCCCACACCTCCTGTGTCCTTGTCCCCCTGTGATGCAGCTATAACGCAGAGAGGGACCGACCTGTTCAATGACAGTCTTCAGCCACCACTGAGGTCCCATCAGAGTGATGGCAGCGATGATCTTAGCGTGGAGCACTCCCAGAGCCCAGTCCTGAAAAGACACCCCAACAACACACATGTCCAGGTCACTGCTCCAGTTATTCACCTCCTGTGGTCTTGTGTGATCAGTTTGGCGGTGCGAAATGAACTCAATTGTGTCATCTAGTTGGGAGTTCTGCTCTTGATGGTCGTATGAAGTGATGTGGCTGTGTTACGCAGTCCTACGACAGGGTGAGGGTTAACAGTGAGGCGCTATGCTGGCCATATGAGCACCCCGTACCTGCCAGGGGTAGAAGAGTGGCGTCTGGTCCAGAGGAACTCTGAGGGGAGCAACAATCACCAGCTCGAAcagcaggcccagcagcagAGGAATCACACCCGCTAGGAGCACCGCGACGATCAGGGTCTTgatgatctacacacacacacacacacacaacacaagcacaaaagcccaagcatgcgcacacacagcaAGAGAAAAGGTCCCCATTAGAACCCAACCCTGATCATCACCACCACGTCAAAAACACCTTCAACGACCACATCCAGTGTCACAGCCATGAGCAATGATAGTGCGTTAGATAGTTTTGTCATTACCGTTGGGGAGGGCATTACCATGAGGGTCCACTCGTGGACCTTGAGCATGATGATGTTGCGTCCCCGAGGCATCCAGGCCAGCAGGACACTGAAACCTCTGATGGACAGCCAGCACACGTACAGGCCGCATGCTGCCGTGTACAGCTCGTGGATCTTGGAGCTACCCATCCAGAAGGACATCAGCCAGCGGCCCGCACACactggaggggcgagggggaaggggagggagagagggagaggtgaaggaagtGACTTGTAGGATGAAGTGCGATTCTGaaacatgttgtgtgtttgtgggtattTTCACTTCAGTGCGGGTGTTGTTTTGTTTAACTATCCTAGTGGGGACATTTTCTTGTCGGTCCTCACAAAGATAGtaaaacaaagtgtgtgtgtgacagacctgGCAGAGTGAGGCACACCAGGCTGGCCAGCAGCAGTGTCAAACACATGAGCACGATCAGCAGCACGATCTACCCAGACAAGAACACAGGTTAGTCACAACCAAAGCAACACCCATGACCACTGAGGACTACATTAGACGTATCTGCATTGATCTTTAGACAACCAGCAGCATAACCATATTTGGGTGAAATCTACTTCCTGATTGTGAAGAAAGACTGACTGATTGGCTGCTGCTCACCCTGACAATGAACCTGGTTGGTCGTTGGTATGGCTGGAAGCCTACAGGCCCGCCCTGCTGCAGGATGGCCTGATGGGCGGCGTGTAGCCCCTCCCCTATGCCTGGAAAGGCATGGTTGTTGTTGCGACCGGggaggttgttgttgttgtgatggtTGGCATCATTGTCCTCCTCCCCCGGTTCCCCCAGCAGATAGGAATGGAGGTctctgtgagggagggaaggggaggggagggggtattAAGTAAGTATTTTTGCAGTCTGAATGTGTGGTTATGAGAAGGAAGCAGTGTGTCCGGTGTCGAGGGAGAGACTCACAGCAGGTAGCCAGCAGTGAGGGTCCAGGCCCGGACCAGACCTTTGAGCCACTGGCGTGTGTGTCCCTGCTCCAGCAGAGCAGGCAGAACCACCTGtaacagcagcagctccagggaCAGCTCGCTGACCGGGGCGTCACTACACAGACATGGATCAATGGACAAAACATTTAACAACCAAATGAGAAGCTCACAGGACAGGGGCTGTACCATTTCCACAAGTCACCTAGCAACCATTCAGTATTCAGCTCAATGACTGACAGTTCCCCTACGATTCCCACCTGTAGAGCATCACATTATACGGGAGGAAGGCCGGGAGAAGGAGTTTGATGATCCGGATAGGAAGCCACAGCATCAGCAGGACTATGGTTCCAAACACGACCTGGAagcggagcagggagggagggagggctttaTAAAAGACATGggaaagaggacaggagacaaaagagagaggaaaggagaggagagaataggTAAGAAGATCTTGTTGACCCACCACGGAGAGGATGAACCTGCGCAGGTGTCTGTAGATGGGCAGGTGGATCATCTCCTGGACTGGGTTGAAGTCGGGATCGTTCAGGTTCCGGAGGAACCACAGAACACCAGGCCTCAGCACCTGCACAGACAAGGATTTAGTGGACAAGGATAAGAACCAGTGCTATAGCTCACCTCCTGATAAGTATGGCTGTAAAGACCTACCTCTCGCAgtaggaggatgaaggaggcaAAGTAGAAGACATAGACCATTCCTACGAGCCAGTGGAGGAACATGGTGGTGCCCGGGGCAGACTGGAAACTCACCTCCCGGTCCTTTAGAGAGGCATCAAACATctcctgcagaacacacacatcatctcaaGATGTCACCTGCTGCTGCGCACCCGTGTGTTACAGATGAACGAACGACCGTTTGTCCAATCACTGAGGCTCGCTGGGTGATTGACGTACCAGGGAGCAAATGTCGAGCCACCAGCCACATATAAGAGGGAACACGCCTATCTCCACAACAACCAGCAAAGAGACCTGAGGAGATGGATAGGACACACGTTTTATTGAATCAATGTAACTGATCCACTGTAAAGTATTATGGGTTGTCATTACTCATGCCTTTTACCTTGACAACGATGTAGCACACTCCAAGCAGTCGTCTGGATCTCTGGAACCTAACCAAAGCAGCCAGACCCTAAGGTGACTGTTAAGGAGAACACCACTGTTGTGCATTTCAGTCTTTCATACTTCATAgtgacagcacacacatgcacacatatattGGACACACAGTGGAAGGATACGTGACAGAGTATAAGAGAGGCTGCCAGGAGGATGTACCCCACAATGGTGGTGATGAGGCCCTCGAAGTGGGAGGCACGCACCTGGAACAGCACACAGCATCATTAAGAGACAACACCCTTCTACTGGCTGGACACTTTCTGTGTGGGTATGAACTGTACACTTACATTTTCTTCAAATCCAAGTCCCACCACAGAGAAATGCCCGATGTGATAAGGGCAGAACGCTATAGCAGGGAAGGAAGGTATATGGAGTTTAAATGCCACCTTACAGTGTGTAGTGTATGAGAAGCAGAAGAACAAGGGTAGACTTACCGAACACCAGGATGAAGAGAGTGTTCAACGAGACCACCCAGAACACATGCTCCTAGAAGAAGAATAGAGACATGGGATGACAAACTCATGGCAGTCCGTCATCGTTAGCTAGGCTCATGGGGATGTTTGAAATGTACAGTGGTGTCTGTTGTAGCTGTCCAACATTTTTGAGGACATTTATGACATTATTATCGTAAATGAACACGTACTAGAAACACCAGGGAACCATCAAGACCCAGCATCTGTGATTtcagaaaacaaatgtattttttttaaagtacaCTTTATACAAAAAATTACAATCATTTGTATGGCAGGATGTCAAGTTCTTTAAAATTGCATATGCAGGCAGTAAAGGCTAAACTATTCCCACTAGTGATATCTTTAATCTATTTGAATTTAAATACAGTTGAATGTCAATGACAACAGGTACTGACCCCTAACTCAAACTCACCCTTTCCCATGTCAACTCCTCTGCAGCCCTGTCCCACTCCAGAGCGTTCCAGTTCAGGTCATCTAGAGACACATACCAAGCAGTCACTGACACACTGCTGAAAGACCTGGCACGACACACACAATCCAGTTACGTGCAGTGAAGACGCCCAAGTCACTGTAACACACCTTGTCCTCCATTGTTGCCATCCACTCCATCATCTGCTCCGGCCTCGTCCTCATCCTCGTTCTCCAGCTCCCCGTCCTCCCCTGGGTCTAACCCTTCGTCAggggcctccccccctcctgcctgctCCCCTGGGGGGTCAGCCCCAGGGCcgggctccctctctcctggaccctgctggggaggggaagaggcacCAGGGCTGGGGGTGAACTCTGACACGATGCCACTGAACTACTTCAGATGTGCGTGGCCTCAATGTCGAGCATGATGAGGTTGTCTGGTTTGCTCCTAGAGCTTGTTTCCCGGCTGCTGTTGCATTTGACAGGCTATGGCTAGCACACTCTTGACTACAGAATCAAATATATGAGATTCATAAAAACTTCAGATTTTGTTCTCATTCCTACTTCTTTAAGTTAATGCTGTCTTTCGTTTACCTCATTGGGCCGTGCTGGTGGGTTGGGAGGCTGCTGCTGGTTCTGCTCCAGCCAGTGGGGGGCGCCACCGTGAACGATCTGCTCTCTGAGCCAGACCAGACTGATGAAGGCACATAGTGTGCACGTCACCACAAAGCAGCCTTGCAAGGAGTCCGCCAGCAGGTTCTCACTGTGTGGACCGACATCAGAGTACACTTGGAGTTAATGGGTGTATGAAGAAATGGTGGGAACAGCATTTGTAATGTCCTTAGGAAAAGATTCAAACGTGgtttgagagagagcgagacacacacacacacacacaatcacttacGTGGAGAGCATATCTAAGGGTAGGGTGAGGAGTGAGCTCACAGAGCCAGTAAACAAACACTTGTAGATTCGACCtgtaaaagacacacacacacacatacacactttagTTTGTATAGAACTCATTTACTCAACACACCCAATAAAGATGTCTACCTACAACGATTTTGCATCCTTTATTTAAGTTTAGCTTTACATAGAGGATGGATTTACATGCTGTTAAAGGAACCACTCCGAGCCAGGCGAATGCCACTAGAGTGTAGTGGAACCAG encodes the following:
- the LOC136959024 gene encoding E3 ubiquitin-protein ligase MARCHF6-like isoform X4; this encodes MDTAEEADICRVCRSEGSQDKPLFHPCVCTGSIKFIHQECLVQWLKHSRKEYCELCTHRFAFTPIYSPDMPSRLPVQDIFAGLVTSVGTAVRYWFHYTLVAFAWLGVVPLTACRIYKCLFTGSVSSLLTLPLDMLSTENLLADSLQGCFVVTCTLCAFISLVWLREQIVHGGAPHWLEQNQQQPPNPPARPNEGPGEREPGPGADPPGEQAGGGEAPDEGLDPGEDGELENEDEDEAGADDGVDGNNGGQDDLNWNALEWDRAAEELTWERMLGLDGSLVFLEHVFWVVSLNTLFILVFAFCPYHIGHFSVVGLGFEENVRASHFEGLITTIVGYILLAASLILCHGLAALVRFQRSRRLLGVCYIVVKVSLLVVVEIGVFPLICGWWLDICSLEMFDASLKDREVSFQSAPGTTMFLHWLVGMVYVFYFASFILLLREVLRPGVLWFLRNLNDPDFNPVQEMIHLPIYRHLRRFILSVVVFGTIVLLMLWLPIRIIKLLLPAFLPYNVMLYSDAPVSELSLELLLLQVVLPALLEQGHTRQWLKGLVRAWTLTAGYLLDLHSYLLGEPGEEDNDANHHNNNNLPGRNNNHAFPGIGEGLHAAHQAILQQGGPVGFQPYQRPTRFIVRIVLLIVLMCLTLLLASLVCLTLPVCAGRWLMSFWMGSSKIHELYTAACGLYVCWLSIRGFSVLLAWMPRGRNIIMLKVHEWTLMIIKTLIVAVLLAGVIPLLLGLLFELVIVAPLRVPLDQTPLFYPWQDWALGVLHAKIIAAITLMGPQWWLKTVIEQVYANGIRQIDLQFIVHKLAAPVITVLLLSLCVPYTIASGIVPLLGVTLEMQTLVSRRIYPCLLMVVALLGILSFQIRQFKRLYEHIKNDKYLVGQRLVNYERKTGRSPSGAHSGSTLN
- the LOC136959024 gene encoding E3 ubiquitin-protein ligase MARCHF6-like isoform X2 encodes the protein MDTAEEADICRVCRSEGSQDKPLFHPCVCTGSIKFIHQECLVQWLKHSRKEYCELCTHRFAFTPIYSPDMPSRLPVQDIFAGLVTSVGTAVRYWFHYTLVAFAWLGVVPLTACRIYKCLFTGSVSSLLTLPLDMLSTENLLADSLQGCFVVTCTLCAFISLVWLREQIVHGGAPHWLEQNQQQPPNPPARPNEGPGEREPGPGADPPGEQAGGGEAPDEGLDPGEDGELENEDEDEAGADDGVDGNNGGQDDLNWNALEWDRAAEELTWERMLGLDGSLVFLEHVFWVVSLNTLFILVFAFCPYHIGHFSVVGLGFEENVRASHFEGLITTIVGYILLAASLILCHGLAALVRFQRSRRLLGVCYIVVKVSLLVVVEIGVFPLICGWWLDICSLEMFDASLKDREVSFQSAPGTTMFLHWLVGMVYVFYFASFILLLREVLRPGVLWFLRNLNDPDFNPVQEMIHLPIYRHLRRFILSVVVFGTIVLLMLWLPIRIIKLLLPAFLPYNVMLYSDAPVSELSLELLLLQVVLPALLEQGHTRQWLKGLVRAWTLTAGYLLDLHSYLLGEPGEEDNDANHHNNNNLPGRNNNHAFPGIGEGLHAAHQAILQQGGPVGFQPYQRPTRFIVRIVLLIVLMCLTLLLASLVCLTLPVCAGRWLMSFWMGSSKIHELYTAACGLYVCWLSIRGFSVLLAWMPRGRNIIMLKVHEWTLMVMPSPTIIKTLIVAVLLAGVIPLLLGLLFELVIVAPLRVPLDQTPLFYPWQDWALGVLHAKIIAAITLMGPQWWLKTVIEQVYANGIRQIDLQFIVHKLAAPVITVLLLSLCVPYTIASGIVPLLGVTLEMQTLVSRRIYPCLLMVVALLGILSFQIRQFKRLYEHIKNDKYLVGQRLVNYERKTGRSPSGAHSGSTLN
- the LOC136959024 gene encoding E3 ubiquitin-protein ligase MARCHF6-like isoform X3, whose product is MDTAEEADICRVCRSEGSQDKPLFHPCVCTGSIKFIHQECLVQWLKHSRKEYCELCTHRFAFTPIYSPDMPSRLPVQDIFAGLVTSVGTAVRYWFHYTLVAFAWLGVVPLTACRIYKCLFTGSVSSLLTLPLDMLSTENLLADSLQGCFVVTCTLCAFISLVWLREQIVHGGAPHWLEQNQQQPPNPPARPNEQGPGEREPGPGADPPGEQAGGGEAPDEGLDPGEDGELENEDEDEAGADDGVDGNNGGQDDLNWNALEWDRAAEELTWERMLGLDGSLVFLEHVFWVVSLNTLFILVFAFCPYHIGHFSVVGLGFEENVRASHFEGLITTIVGYILLAASLILCHGLAALVRFQRSRRLLGVCYIVVKVSLLVVVEIGVFPLICGWWLDICSLEMFDASLKDREVSFQSAPGTTMFLHWLVGMVYVFYFASFILLLREVLRPGVLWFLRNLNDPDFNPVQEMIHLPIYRHLRRFILSVVVFGTIVLLMLWLPIRIIKLLLPAFLPYNVMLYSDAPVSELSLELLLLQVVLPALLEQGHTRQWLKGLVRAWTLTAGYLLDLHSYLLGEPGEEDNDANHHNNNNLPGRNNNHAFPGIGEGLHAAHQAILQQGGPVGFQPYQRPTRFIVRIVLLIVLMCLTLLLASLVCLTLPVCAGRWLMSFWMGSSKIHELYTAACGLYVCWLSIRGFSVLLAWMPRGRNIIMLKVHEWTLMIIKTLIVAVLLAGVIPLLLGLLFELVIVAPLRVPLDQTPLFYPWQDWALGVLHAKIIAAITLMGPQWWLKTVIEQVYANGIRQIDLQFIVHKLAAPVITVLLLSLCVPYTIASGIVPLLGVTLEMQTLVSRRIYPCLLMVVALLGILSFQIRQFKRLYEHIKNDKYLVGQRLVNYERKTGRSPSGAHSGSTLN
- the LOC136959024 gene encoding E3 ubiquitin-protein ligase MARCHF6-like isoform X1, which encodes MDTAEEADICRVCRSEGSQDKPLFHPCVCTGSIKFIHQECLVQWLKHSRKEYCELCTHRFAFTPIYSPDMPSRLPVQDIFAGLVTSVGTAVRYWFHYTLVAFAWLGVVPLTACRIYKCLFTGSVSSLLTLPLDMLSTENLLADSLQGCFVVTCTLCAFISLVWLREQIVHGGAPHWLEQNQQQPPNPPARPNEQGPGEREPGPGADPPGEQAGGGEAPDEGLDPGEDGELENEDEDEAGADDGVDGNNGGQDDLNWNALEWDRAAEELTWERMLGLDGSLVFLEHVFWVVSLNTLFILVFAFCPYHIGHFSVVGLGFEENVRASHFEGLITTIVGYILLAASLILCHGLAALVRFQRSRRLLGVCYIVVKVSLLVVVEIGVFPLICGWWLDICSLEMFDASLKDREVSFQSAPGTTMFLHWLVGMVYVFYFASFILLLREVLRPGVLWFLRNLNDPDFNPVQEMIHLPIYRHLRRFILSVVVFGTIVLLMLWLPIRIIKLLLPAFLPYNVMLYSDAPVSELSLELLLLQVVLPALLEQGHTRQWLKGLVRAWTLTAGYLLDLHSYLLGEPGEEDNDANHHNNNNLPGRNNNHAFPGIGEGLHAAHQAILQQGGPVGFQPYQRPTRFIVRIVLLIVLMCLTLLLASLVCLTLPVCAGRWLMSFWMGSSKIHELYTAACGLYVCWLSIRGFSVLLAWMPRGRNIIMLKVHEWTLMVMPSPTIIKTLIVAVLLAGVIPLLLGLLFELVIVAPLRVPLDQTPLFYPWQDWALGVLHAKIIAAITLMGPQWWLKTVIEQVYANGIRQIDLQFIVHKLAAPVITVLLLSLCVPYTIASGIVPLLGVTLEMQTLVSRRIYPCLLMVVALLGILSFQIRQFKRLYEHIKNDKYLVGQRLVNYERKTGRSPSGAHSGSTLN